The Gemmatimonadales bacterium region ACAGGGACACCAGCGCCAGCGACGCGAGGACGAAATTGAGTACCCGGGTGGCCCATTGCTGCCGCACCGGCTCGGCCGGCCAGCGAGCCTCCCGGTCAGGGATACGGCCGTCGTCGGCGCTCCACACGGTCTGGAGCCGCCGCCGGGCGTCCTGGGCTTCGGTGCGCTCTATCAGCCCTTCCATCCATCGTATCACGTAATGGCCCGTCGCTGGTTGAAGCAGGGTGTGCGGCCGGCGCCGTTCGCGA contains the following coding sequences:
- a CDS encoding sugar transferase — translated: MEGLIERTEAQDARRRLQTVWSADDGRIPDREARWPAEPVRQQWATRVLNFVLASLALVSLLPVMLVIAVLIKLTSRGPVFYLQERVGLDRRQRGVGALNHRRSHDAG